In a genomic window of Lacrimispora sp. BS-2:
- a CDS encoding acyl-CoA dehydrogenase: protein MDFNLSKKHLLARTLFQHFAESEVKPLAQETDETEKFPKSTVEKMAEYGFLGIPVPREYGGQGCDPLTYVMCVEELAKVCATTAVIVSAHTSLCIDPILTYGTEAQKQKYIPDLASGKKLGAFGLTESGAGTDAQGQQTKAVLHEDHWVLNGSKCFITNGKEADVYVIIAVTGTVEKRGKKMKEISAFLVEKGTPGFSFGTKEKKMGIRGSSTYELIFTDCHIPKENLLGSLGKGFQIAMHTLDGGRIGIAAQALGIAEGAFDSTVKYVMERKQFGRSIGQFQNTQFQIADMAARIEAAKLLVYKAAMAKAAQKNYSVEAAMAKLYAAEAAMDVTTKAVQLHGGYGYTREYEVERMMRDAKITEIYEGTSEVQRMVISGNILK from the coding sequence ATGGATTTCAATTTATCGAAAAAACACCTTCTCGCCAGGACCCTGTTTCAGCATTTTGCTGAAAGTGAGGTAAAGCCCCTAGCTCAGGAGACCGACGAGACGGAAAAGTTTCCGAAATCAACCGTTGAAAAGATGGCAGAATACGGATTCCTGGGGATTCCGGTCCCCAGAGAATACGGCGGCCAGGGATGTGATCCCCTTACATACGTTATGTGCGTGGAGGAGCTTGCCAAGGTGTGTGCGACCACTGCCGTCATTGTATCTGCCCACACGTCTCTTTGCATTGATCCCATACTTACCTATGGGACGGAAGCACAGAAGCAAAAATACATCCCTGACCTGGCTTCCGGAAAGAAGCTTGGCGCCTTTGGACTGACAGAGTCCGGGGCAGGAACCGACGCCCAGGGACAGCAGACAAAGGCAGTGCTACATGAGGACCATTGGGTGTTAAATGGCTCCAAATGCTTTATCACCAATGGAAAAGAAGCGGATGTCTACGTGATCATTGCCGTGACCGGCACCGTGGAAAAGCGGGGAAAAAAGATGAAGGAAATCTCCGCCTTTCTTGTGGAAAAGGGGACTCCGGGCTTTTCTTTCGGGACAAAGGAAAAGAAAATGGGGATCAGGGGTTCATCTACCTATGAACTGATTTTCACGGACTGCCACATCCCTAAGGAAAACCTGCTTGGAAGCCTTGGAAAGGGATTTCAGATCGCCATGCATACCTTAGACGGCGGCAGGATCGGCATTGCTGCCCAGGCCCTGGGAATTGCGGAAGGAGCATTTGACTCCACGGTGAAATATGTTATGGAAAGAAAGCAGTTTGGCCGCAGCATAGGCCAGTTCCAGAATACCCAGTTCCAGATAGCAGATATGGCTGCCAGGATCGAAGCTGCAAAGCTGCTGGTCTACAAGGCTGCCATGGCAAAAGCAGCGCAAAAGAACTACAGCGTGGAAGCCGCCATGGCAAAGTTATATGCGGCGGAGGCTGCCATGGATGTGACCACAAAAGCAGTCCAGCTTCATGGTGGCTACGGATATACCAGGGAATATGAAGTGGAGCGCATGATGCGGGATGCCAAAATCACGGAGATATATGAAGGAACCTCGGAGGTGCAGCGCATGGTCATATCCGGGAATATTTTAAAATAA
- a CDS encoding acetyl-CoA hydrolase/transferase C-terminal domain-containing protein has product MDWREIYASKLKTPEEAVKEIHSGDTVLIAHAASEPGVLVEAMVDYAVEQDLRNIRIVQQHDLGPCKYLGPGMERHFSFNNLFVGPASRNHIAAGKGDYTPCFFYQIPDYVVNVEPADVFLVTLSLPDEHGYCSYGISCDFAKEAGQNPRTRVIGSVNPNMPRVMGDNFIHVSRLAAIVESDEPVLEHGNSKIGETEAAIGCHIASLVRDGDCLQLGIGAIPDAVLRCLDDKKDLGIHSEMVSDGVVDLYEKGVITGKRKNIDKGKMVVTFMLGTRRLYDFVDDNPAVSLMPVSYVNDPFVISQNDNVVSINSALQVDLMGQVCAEAIGLKQYSAVGGQVDFVRGAAASKGGRSIIAFPSTTKGGSVSKVVPFLLEGAAVTTSRNDVDYIVTEYGIARMKGKTLRERARALVKIAHPNFQEGLKEEFEKRFSEPFCDGKAL; this is encoded by the coding sequence ATGGACTGGAGAGAAATATATGCCTCAAAGCTGAAAACGCCGGAAGAGGCTGTGAAGGAGATCCATTCCGGAGATACGGTGCTGATTGCACATGCGGCTTCGGAGCCCGGAGTTCTTGTGGAGGCTATGGTGGATTATGCGGTAGAACAGGATTTGAGGAACATACGCATTGTCCAGCAGCATGATTTAGGGCCATGTAAGTATTTAGGGCCTGGAATGGAGCGGCATTTCAGCTTTAACAACCTGTTTGTAGGCCCTGCCAGCAGAAACCACATTGCAGCGGGAAAAGGGGATTATACGCCCTGCTTCTTTTATCAGATACCGGACTATGTGGTAAATGTGGAGCCTGCGGATGTTTTTTTAGTCACTTTGTCTCTGCCGGATGAGCATGGCTATTGCAGCTATGGCATTTCCTGTGATTTTGCAAAGGAAGCAGGACAAAACCCAAGGACCAGGGTGATCGGGTCTGTGAATCCCAATATGCCAAGGGTAATGGGAGACAATTTTATCCATGTCAGCAGGCTGGCTGCCATAGTGGAAAGTGATGAGCCGGTTCTTGAACATGGAAATTCCAAGATAGGCGAGACAGAGGCTGCCATTGGCTGTCATATTGCTTCCCTTGTACGGGACGGGGACTGCCTCCAGCTTGGAATCGGCGCCATACCGGATGCGGTTTTAAGGTGTCTGGACGATAAAAAGGATCTGGGAATCCATTCGGAGATGGTATCCGACGGAGTGGTGGATTTGTATGAAAAGGGAGTCATTACAGGAAAAAGGAAGAACATTGACAAAGGGAAAATGGTGGTTACCTTTATGCTTGGCACAAGAAGGCTCTATGACTTTGTAGATGACAATCCGGCCGTGTCCTTAATGCCTGTCAGCTATGTAAACGATCCTTTTGTCATAAGCCAGAATGACAACGTGGTGTCCATAAATTCCGCGCTTCAGGTGGACTTGATGGGGCAGGTGTGTGCAGAGGCCATTGGATTAAAGCAATATTCCGCAGTGGGAGGACAGGTGGATTTTGTGAGAGGTGCAGCCGCATCTAAGGGCGGGCGATCCATAATTGCATTCCCTTCTACTACAAAGGGGGGAAGCGTATCAAAAGTCGTTCCTTTCCTGTTGGAGGGAGCAGCCGTGACCACCAGCAGAAATGATGTGGATTATATTGTGACAGAATATGGAATCGCCCGTATGAAGGGAAAGACATTAAGGGAACGGGCCAGAGCACTGGTAAAGATTGCCCACCCAAACTTTCAGGAGGGGCTTAAAGAAGAGTTTGAAAAACGTTTTTCAGAACCGTTTTGCGACGGAAAAGCCTTGTAA
- a CDS encoding LysR family transcriptional regulator yields the protein MSANFEHYKVFYYVAKYKNFTRAANALLTSQPSVTCYIQNLENVLGCKLFIRSKKGVVLTSQGELLYSYVEPACRQLMLGEEALKESLGRHSEQINVGATQMAMHSYLLTGLHEFQEQFPQVRLNIFTYNTPQTLSELKAGKIDLGIITTPFYCDENIKAVKVKTFRSLLAGGKKYKEYGGKPSFLSELSSLPLITMSGGTTTFAFFQEFYHSCGLVMQPAIEVAGIDLVLPVIMKNLGIGFVPEELAQPALEKGEIVEIKLHEQIPERSICIVSDSRRPLSSAAKQLQLMLEDNVEMTQYPRKQ from the coding sequence ATGTCGGCTAATTTTGAACATTACAAGGTTTTTTATTATGTGGCAAAGTATAAGAACTTCACAAGGGCGGCCAACGCTCTTTTAACCAGTCAGCCATCAGTGACCTGCTATATACAGAACTTGGAAAACGTGCTGGGCTGCAAGCTGTTTATACGGTCGAAAAAGGGCGTTGTTTTGACTAGTCAGGGAGAACTGCTTTACAGCTATGTGGAACCTGCCTGCAGGCAGCTGATGCTAGGAGAGGAAGCCTTAAAGGAGAGCCTGGGAAGACATAGTGAGCAGATTAACGTGGGAGCCACTCAGATGGCCATGCATTCCTATCTGCTTACAGGACTTCATGAGTTTCAGGAACAATTTCCCCAGGTCAGGTTAAACATTTTTACCTATAACACGCCCCAGACTTTAAGCGAACTGAAGGCAGGAAAAATTGACTTGGGAATTATTACAACACCGTTTTACTGCGATGAGAACATAAAGGCAGTTAAAGTAAAGACCTTCCGCAGCCTGCTGGCGGGAGGAAAGAAGTATAAGGAATACGGCGGAAAACCCAGTTTCCTTTCGGAACTTTCGTCACTTCCGCTGATAACCATGTCAGGCGGCACAACTACCTTTGCCTTTTTTCAGGAATTTTACCATTCCTGCGGCCTGGTCATGCAGCCGGCCATTGAAGTGGCGGGAATTGACTTAGTTCTTCCGGTAATCATGAAAAACTTAGGAATTGGATTTGTTCCCGAAGAGCTGGCCCAGCCGGCCCTTGAAAAGGGAGAGATCGTAGAAATCAAGCTGCATGAACAGATACCGGAGCGGAGCATCTGCATTGTCAGCGACAGCCGCCGGCCCTTAAGCTCGGCTGCAAAGCAGCTTCAGCTGATGCTGGAAGACAATGTTGAGATGACACAATATCCACGAAAGCAATGA
- a CDS encoding NifU family protein, with protein MKATREQIEMILDKKVRPALAKHEGNVTVLSFENDILKVRLTGKCSGCPAASRTSEELIAAEIKAAFPSVADVVLVEETSQELLDAARKLLGLPS; from the coding sequence ATGAAAGCAACAAGAGAGCAAATTGAAATGATCCTCGATAAGAAGGTACGCCCGGCTTTGGCGAAGCACGAAGGCAACGTCACGGTACTGAGCTTTGAAAATGACATTTTAAAAGTCCGGTTGACCGGCAAATGCTCCGGATGTCCCGCTGCCAGCCGCACCAGCGAAGAGCTGATCGCAGCTGAGATCAAAGCCGCATTTCCCTCTGTCGCAGACGTTGTCCTGGTAGAGGAAACAAGCCAGGAATTACTGGATGCGGCAAGGAAACTGCTGGGGCTTCCTTCTTAA
- a CDS encoding electron transfer flavoprotein subunit beta/FixA family protein, with amino-acid sequence MKIVVCIKQVPDTKNGVKFKPDGTLDRGSMASVMNPDDKAGLEAALRIKDQHGGEVTAITMGLPKADEVLREALAMGADKGILITDRVLGGADTWATSSTLAGAIRNLEYDLIITGRQAIDGDTAQVGPQISEHLGIPVISYAQNIRVEGDCVVVERQFEDRYHVLKAKLPCLITALSELNEPRYMTPGGIFDAYDADITVWGRDDLKDVADTDIGLKGSPTQIAKASDKVKKGTGEMISGSPGESAAFIVEKLKERHVI; translated from the coding sequence GTGAAAATTGTAGTATGTATCAAACAGGTACCTGATACAAAGAACGGGGTAAAATTCAAGCCGGACGGCACTCTGGACCGGGGGTCCATGGCAAGTGTCATGAACCCGGACGACAAAGCAGGACTGGAAGCTGCCCTGCGCATAAAGGACCAGCATGGCGGGGAAGTGACTGCCATCACCATGGGACTTCCCAAAGCGGATGAGGTCTTGCGGGAGGCTCTGGCCATGGGGGCAGATAAGGGAATCTTAATAACCGACCGGGTGCTGGGAGGAGCCGATACCTGGGCTACTTCCTCCACATTGGCAGGCGCCATCAGAAACCTGGAATACGATCTGATTATTACAGGCCGTCAGGCCATTGACGGAGATACGGCGCAGGTGGGGCCACAGATTTCTGAACATTTAGGCATTCCGGTTATTTCCTATGCCCAGAATATCCGGGTAGAGGGAGACTGTGTGGTCGTGGAGCGCCAGTTTGAGGACCGGTATCACGTTTTAAAGGCAAAGCTTCCCTGCCTGATCACAGCGCTTTCCGAGCTGAACGAGCCACGTTACATGACTCCGGGCGGTATCTTTGATGCGTATGATGCGGATATCACGGTATGGGGAAGAGACGATTTAAAAGACGTAGCTGACACGGACATTGGATTAAAAGGTTCTCCCACCCAGATAGCAAAGGCTTCCGACAAGGTGAAAAAGGGAACGGGAGAGATGATAAGTGGAAGTCCTGGAGAATCTGCGGCGTTTATTGTGGAAAAGTTAAAGGAAAGACATGTTATTTAG